From one Paractinoplanes brasiliensis genomic stretch:
- a CDS encoding phosphoglycerate dehydrogenase has translation MKLLLPDSIDLNLDLPAGVTAVRYAVNRPVPDEHTDADVLVVWNNPGDQLRDAAQRLKRLRWVQTLAAGPDAVVAAGFAPEVVITSGRGLHDRTVAEHTLALTLSAVRHLHVLRRAQAARHWADEMRELQAKPDTARFYTLRDAHVVIWGFGGIAKALAPHLEALGARVTGVARSAGTRDGVDVVTEDALDELLPATDVLIGILPATPETQHAIGADVFDRLPEHAWVINVGRGATLDEEALLDALREGGIGGAALDVFETEPLPEDSGLWNEPNVIVTPHVAGGRPLGAPELISENLVAFREGRSLRNVVEG, from the coding sequence ATGAAGCTTCTGCTGCCCGACAGCATCGACCTGAACCTGGATCTGCCCGCGGGCGTGACCGCCGTACGCTACGCCGTCAACCGGCCCGTCCCCGACGAGCACACCGACGCCGACGTTCTGGTCGTCTGGAACAACCCGGGTGATCAGCTGCGCGACGCGGCGCAGCGGCTCAAGCGGCTGCGCTGGGTGCAGACCCTGGCCGCGGGGCCCGACGCCGTGGTGGCGGCCGGGTTCGCGCCCGAGGTCGTCATCACCTCGGGGCGTGGCCTGCATGATCGGACGGTCGCCGAGCACACCCTGGCCCTGACCCTTTCCGCCGTACGCCACCTGCACGTGCTCCGGCGGGCCCAGGCCGCCCGGCACTGGGCCGACGAGATGCGCGAGCTGCAGGCCAAGCCGGACACCGCGCGGTTCTACACGCTGCGGGACGCGCACGTCGTGATCTGGGGGTTCGGGGGCATCGCGAAGGCGCTCGCCCCGCACCTCGAGGCGCTCGGCGCGCGCGTGACCGGGGTGGCCCGCAGCGCCGGCACGCGCGACGGCGTCGACGTGGTGACCGAGGACGCCCTCGACGAGCTGCTGCCGGCCACCGACGTGCTGATCGGCATCCTGCCCGCCACGCCCGAAACGCAGCACGCGATCGGCGCGGACGTGTTCGACCGGCTGCCCGAGCACGCCTGGGTCATCAACGTGGGCCGGGGCGCCACCCTGGACGAGGAGGCGCTGCTCGACGCGCTGCGTGAGGGCGGCATCGGCGGGGCGGCGCTCGACGTGTTCGAGACCGAGCCACTGCCCGAGGACTCCGGCCTGTGGAACGAGCCGAACGTGATCGTCACGCCGCACGTGGCCGGTGGACGTCCGCTCGGCGCGCCGGAGCTGATCAGCGAGAACTTGGTCGCATTCCGGGAGGGCCGTTCCCTGCGCAACGTCGTCGAAGGTTAG
- a CDS encoding acetyltransferase, which yields MSTVIHRHLLPGEEALFASLPAFAEGLAGGGYDLSRTWITLRDGEVVARAAWVLPPGAVGGPWLELFDLDDTPAVGAALLNAAHADLGGPRPFYATLPADPRVPAAARLAGLEPTVKRLRFRWTPTGNTVPSVPAAHAAPDPTVHAASTPAAHADPTPLVHAAPDPTVHAARVPAVRAAKGPDEVRALVALIDRPDVLTGSEAALAVAGLDLARDPLPWLTGPAAAWHVLDGGTGLAGTAGDACWPMLVYLGRLPDASPGARSSLLAAALHALTTGGAEEVIADVEATLTDTVADLKRAGFHQIRVRQAFEPT from the coding sequence ATGAGCACCGTCATCCACCGCCACCTGCTCCCCGGCGAGGAAGCCCTGTTCGCTTCCCTGCCCGCCTTCGCCGAAGGCCTCGCCGGCGGGGGCTACGACCTTTCCCGTACGTGGATCACCCTGCGCGACGGTGAGGTCGTCGCCCGCGCCGCCTGGGTGCTGCCACCCGGTGCGGTCGGCGGCCCGTGGCTGGAACTTTTCGACCTCGACGACACCCCTGCCGTCGGCGCCGCCCTGCTGAACGCGGCTCACGCTGATCTGGGTGGTCCGCGGCCTTTCTACGCCACGCTCCCTGCCGACCCGCGTGTGCCGGCCGCCGCGCGCTTGGCCGGCCTCGAACCCACCGTCAAACGCCTGCGCTTCCGGTGGACCCCCACCGGGAACACGGTCCCTTCCGTCCCCGCCGCCCACGCAGCTCCCGACCCCACTGTCCACGCAGCTTCCACCCCCGCCGCCCACGCGGACCCCACCCCACTTGTCCACGCAGCTCCCGACCCGACTGTCCACGCAGCTCGCGTCCCCGCTGTCCGCGCGGCGAAGGGACCCGACGAGGTCCGGGCTCTCGTGGCGCTGATTGACCGGCCAGACGTGTTGACCGGTTCCGAGGCGGCGCTGGCAGTGGCCGGACTCGACCTGGCCCGCGACCCCCTCCCGTGGCTGACCGGCCCCGCCGCGGCCTGGCACGTGCTCGATGGCGGCACGGGACTGGCCGGAACCGCCGGTGACGCGTGCTGGCCCATGCTGGTCTATCTGGGCCGGCTGCCCGACGCCTCCCCCGGCGCGCGCTCGTCCCTGCTGGCGGCCGCCCTCCACGCCCTGACGACCGGCGGCGCCGAGGAGGTGATCGCCGACGTGGAGGCGACGCTCACCGACACGGTCGCCGACCTGAAGCGGGCCGGGTTCCACCAGATCCGCGTACGGCAGGCCTTCGAGCCGACCTGA
- a CDS encoding phosphotransferase family protein: MERSIAEWVEQVALPGRRIVGARTLTGGYSNENTALTTDDGGRYVLRRYLRHNRCALEAALAGRLDGIVPAPGVVASDPTGERAGEPVLLSVFVEGRPVNEILADGDDAGLGHDVGATLARIGTVEFAAPGFLDDRLEPDGAEPTAGLDEFVDRCLREGNAAGHLTGDEQRALRRHAAAAATELDTVKGSRQLVHSDFNPKNLLAARSGDGRWRVTAVLDWEYALASTPLIDIGNMTRDPRPPKFLDGFLSGFREAGGHLPANWRAVSRAADLFALADFLTRPVEHRYFRRSIDRIRDLLNA, translated from the coding sequence GTGGAGCGATCGATCGCGGAGTGGGTCGAGCAGGTTGCGTTGCCGGGGCGCAGGATCGTCGGCGCGCGGACGCTGACCGGTGGCTACAGCAACGAGAACACGGCGCTCACCACCGATGACGGCGGGCGGTACGTGCTCCGGCGCTATCTGCGCCACAACAGGTGCGCGCTCGAGGCCGCCCTGGCCGGACGGCTCGACGGCATCGTGCCGGCGCCGGGCGTGGTGGCTTCCGACCCCACGGGCGAACGGGCGGGGGAACCGGTCCTGCTGTCGGTGTTCGTCGAGGGGCGGCCGGTCAACGAGATCCTTGCCGACGGTGACGACGCCGGGCTCGGACACGACGTCGGAGCGACCCTGGCCCGCATCGGAACGGTCGAGTTCGCGGCGCCGGGCTTCCTCGACGATCGCCTCGAACCCGACGGCGCCGAACCGACCGCTGGGCTCGACGAGTTCGTCGACCGGTGTCTGCGCGAGGGCAATGCCGCCGGGCACCTCACCGGCGACGAGCAGCGGGCCCTTCGCCGTCATGCCGCGGCGGCCGCCACCGAGCTCGACACGGTCAAGGGCTCCCGGCAGCTGGTCCACTCGGACTTCAACCCCAAGAACCTGCTCGCGGCCAGGTCCGGGGACGGGCGGTGGCGGGTCACGGCGGTGCTCGATTGGGAGTACGCGTTGGCGAGCACGCCCCTGATCGACATCGGCAACATGACGCGCGACCCGCGGCCACCGAAGTTCCTCGACGGGTTCCTGAGCGGGTTCCGTGAGGCGGGCGGCCACCTTCCGGCCAACTGGCGCGCGGTCAGCCGGGCCGCCGACCTGTTCGCGCTCGCCGATTTCCTGACGCGGCCGGTCGAGCACCGGTATTTCCGCCGCTCGATCGACCGCATCAGAGACCTGCTCAACGCCTGA
- a CDS encoding fibronectin type III domain-containing protein — MYFVDGDDGGLYRYTAGDGVQPVLTETPTVSLAADADGNLYLGRATSIVKYDPEEETETELVTGLGSAPVDVAVSESGELFYATADGTIRRKGTLDWEPTTVATGIEGLTAIAVRTLPRMPGGASAEGGDRQAQVFWATSETNGGPSDIRYEVETFVGDEIGEPVPTDVPICATRLTTCTITNLTNGEYYTFHITAFNTPDGDNTGRSNPFQSNGIRPRVGPEAPTLGTPTPGNRTASVAFTPGDDNGVNATAWQVSSDRLIWSGAEVYATGENEFEAVFRGLENGQANNLYVRAYDPVTETTGKVATATVTPDDSLPGTPRIERIQPGDKSATLYFWPVDQGASEITGYEASVDGLLWVPAYGSEGPPAEEPSTPPSDDPADEPSPTPTPEPTDEPSPTPTPEPTGEPSASADAVGEPAQVMSDQDELDGMQSVVINDLTLPFHHVRLRARNQQGPGVATTARVYPGQVVAPSVPMDVQTESADKQLTVTFMPSMNPADGYEVQLAEGGDWKQLPLDDAERGGRLGGTVTDLVNGTAYQVRVRGVNTIGPGEGSVPVTGIPARPPSAPSQVTATADATSAVLTFLPSADDGDDPDHLAYEISFDAGEDWTTLTTEPGDDGTLVATIPDLTVEDSFEILLRARNGGGASEHLTVTVTPATAPTTSPATSAPTNPPSETPTSPTTTSPSTAPTMTSPTTTSPTTPAPTTTPPTTPPPTTTTTPPTTTPPTTEPTTPAPTTAPTSEPPTPAPSSAAPVVPDAPTGVTATAGLNSITVSWNPPADNGAVITGYRATATPGGASCTSTGTSCVVGGDTRNAYTFRVVALSAAGESRNSMSSNPVTPNELTVPAAAPVTDLPLETPDGPVTSAARGGRLKMAGNGYAPFSVITLAVYSEPTILGTVTADADGAFETEIDVPEGLSLGTHSFVAAGVDKNGKFRALRLDLTVAEAADTGATLPVTGAAVLWLAVAGFVTVGAGVVTRRLARPPA; from the coding sequence GTGTACTTCGTCGACGGTGACGACGGGGGCCTGTACCGCTACACCGCCGGCGACGGTGTGCAGCCCGTGCTGACGGAGACGCCCACCGTCAGTCTCGCCGCCGACGCGGACGGAAACCTGTACCTGGGCCGGGCCACGTCGATCGTCAAGTACGACCCGGAGGAGGAAACGGAGACCGAACTCGTCACCGGCCTGGGCAGCGCACCGGTCGACGTGGCGGTCAGCGAATCCGGCGAGCTGTTCTACGCCACGGCCGACGGCACGATCCGGCGCAAGGGCACCTTGGACTGGGAGCCGACCACGGTGGCGACCGGCATCGAGGGCCTGACCGCGATCGCCGTGCGGACACTGCCCCGCATGCCCGGCGGGGCGTCGGCAGAGGGCGGGGATCGGCAGGCCCAGGTGTTCTGGGCTACCTCCGAGACGAACGGCGGCCCCTCCGACATCCGGTACGAGGTCGAGACCTTCGTGGGCGACGAGATCGGTGAGCCCGTACCCACCGACGTACCGATCTGTGCCACCCGGCTGACCACGTGCACGATCACGAACCTGACGAACGGCGAGTACTACACCTTCCACATCACCGCCTTCAACACCCCGGACGGTGACAACACCGGCCGGTCCAACCCGTTCCAGTCCAACGGCATCCGCCCGCGTGTCGGCCCCGAGGCGCCGACGCTCGGCACCCCGACGCCGGGCAACCGGACCGCCTCGGTGGCGTTCACGCCCGGCGACGACAACGGGGTGAACGCCACCGCGTGGCAGGTCTCGTCCGACCGTCTCATATGGAGCGGCGCCGAGGTCTACGCGACGGGCGAGAACGAGTTCGAAGCGGTCTTCCGCGGGCTGGAGAACGGCCAGGCCAACAACCTGTACGTCCGTGCCTACGACCCCGTCACGGAGACCACGGGCAAGGTGGCGACGGCCACGGTCACGCCGGACGACTCGCTGCCGGGAACCCCGAGGATCGAACGGATCCAGCCGGGAGACAAGTCGGCGACCCTGTACTTCTGGCCGGTGGATCAAGGGGCCAGCGAGATCACAGGGTACGAGGCGAGCGTCGACGGTTTGCTGTGGGTTCCGGCATACGGCAGTGAGGGTCCGCCCGCCGAAGAGCCCAGCACACCTCCCTCCGACGACCCCGCCGACGAACCGAGCCCCACCCCAACCCCCGAACCCACCGACGAACCCAGCCCAACCCCAACCCCCGAACCCACGGGAGAGCCCAGTGCGTCGGCTGATGCCGTGGGTGAGCCCGCCCAGGTCATGAGCGACCAGGACGAGCTGGACGGAATGCAGAGCGTGGTGATCAACGACCTGACGCTGCCGTTCCACCACGTCCGCCTGCGGGCGCGCAATCAGCAGGGACCCGGTGTGGCCACCACCGCCAGGGTCTATCCGGGCCAGGTCGTCGCGCCCAGCGTTCCCATGGACGTGCAGACCGAGTCGGCCGACAAGCAACTCACGGTCACCTTCATGCCGAGCATGAACCCGGCTGACGGCTACGAGGTGCAGCTGGCGGAAGGGGGCGACTGGAAACAGCTGCCCCTCGACGACGCCGAGCGCGGCGGGCGGCTGGGCGGAACGGTCACCGACCTGGTCAACGGCACGGCCTATCAGGTCCGGGTTCGCGGCGTAAACACCATCGGACCCGGCGAGGGGTCCGTACCGGTGACCGGCATCCCCGCGCGGCCGCCGTCCGCGCCGAGCCAGGTGACGGCCACGGCCGATGCCACCTCAGCCGTACTGACCTTCCTGCCGTCGGCCGACGACGGCGACGACCCGGACCATCTGGCATACGAGATCAGCTTCGACGCCGGCGAGGACTGGACGACGCTGACCACCGAGCCGGGGGACGACGGCACGCTGGTCGCGACGATTCCCGACCTGACGGTCGAGGACAGCTTCGAGATCCTGCTGCGGGCCCGCAACGGCGGCGGCGCGAGCGAACACCTCACTGTCACCGTCACGCCCGCGACCGCGCCGACGACCTCGCCGGCGACCTCGGCACCGACCAACCCGCCCAGCGAGACACCGACGTCGCCGACCACAACGTCACCCTCGACGGCCCCGACCATGACGTCCCCGACCACGACGTCCCCGACCACACCGGCGCCGACGACAACACCACCCACGACCCCGCCACCCACCACCACCACCACGCCACCCACCACCACGCCACCCACGACCGAGCCGACCACACCGGCGCCGACCACCGCGCCCACCTCGGAACCGCCCACACCCGCCCCGTCCAGCGCCGCCCCGGTGGTTCCGGACGCGCCGACCGGTGTCACAGCCACCGCCGGCCTGAACTCGATCACCGTGTCGTGGAACCCGCCCGCGGACAACGGCGCCGTGATCACCGGCTATCGTGCGACGGCTACGCCTGGCGGTGCCAGCTGCACGAGCACGGGCACGAGCTGTGTGGTCGGCGGGGACACGCGCAACGCGTACACGTTCCGGGTGGTGGCCCTCTCGGCTGCCGGCGAGTCCCGGAACTCGATGTCCTCGAATCCCGTGACCCCGAACGAGCTGACCGTGCCGGCCGCGGCCCCCGTCACCGACCTGCCGCTCGAAACGCCCGACGGCCCGGTCACCTCGGCGGCGCGGGGCGGACGGCTGAAGATGGCCGGCAACGGGTACGCGCCGTTCTCGGTGATCACGTTGGCGGTGTACTCGGAGCCCACCATCCTCGGCACGGTCACGGCCGACGCCGACGGGGCTTTCGAGACCGAGATCGACGTGCCCGAAGGTCTCAGCCTCGGCACCCACTCGTTCGTCGCCGCCGGCGTCGACAAGAACGGCAAGTTCCGGGCCTTGCGCCTCGACCTCACTGTGGCCGAGGCGGCTGACACCGGCGCCACCCTGCCGGTGACCGGGGCGGCGGTGCTCTGGCTGGCCGTCGCCGGCTTCGTAACCGTGGGGGCAGGCGTGGTGACGCGGAGGCTGGCCAGGCCGCCGGCCTGA
- a CDS encoding bifunctional proline dehydrogenase/L-glutamate gamma-semialdehyde dehydrogenase → MSDVVQSRPAEAERDELAHEAISLVRRWLHEASAIKTTGSAAQLAGVLRDPKGLAFAVGFVDGVVRPEDVRVSARALAALAPDVPRFLPAPLRAAVRAGGVLAPIMPGVVVPIARRVLRRMVGHLIVDATDAKLGRAIAKIKRRDVRLNVNLLGEAVLGRGEATRRLRETERLLARGDVDYVSIKVSSTVAPHNPWAFDEAVTEIVEQLTPLFTLAATARTRKFVNLDMEEYKDLDLTIAVFTRLLDKPELHDLEAGIVLQAYLPDALAAMIRLQEWATVRRRTGGAGIKVRLVKGANLPMEQVEAAVHGWPLATWGSKQETDTNYKRVLDYALDPERIGNVRLGVAGHNLFDVAYAWLLAGRRGVREGVEFEMLLGMAEGQAEVVRREVGGLLLYTPVVRPEQFDVAIAYLIRRLEEGASSDNFMSAVFELDSNSALFARERDRFLASLAALDSSVPPPHRVADRHAAVAPSRAGHFENVPDTDPSVASNRSMMREVLARVPSSQLGVATIEAARVADERRLDDRLGSAVAAAAAWGAMTGAQRGEVLHRVGEALEARRTDLIEVMAAETGKTADQADPEVSEAIDFAHYYAELAAQLDDVDGAVAVPEKLTLVTPPWNFPVAIPAGSVLSALAAGSAVALKPAGPAERCGALLAEIIKPVLPDADLLTLVQVEENTLGRKLIAHALVDRVILTGAYETAQLFRSFRADLPLLAETSGKNAIIVTPSADLDLAVKDVVHSAFGHAGQKCSAASLVILVGSVARSERFRHQLLDAAASLTVGWPADARSQVGPVIEPAAGKLLDGLTKLEPGQQWLLKPASLDESNRLWSPGIRDGVARGSAFHRTEYFGPVLGIMTAETLDEAIDLVNDVDFGLTSGLHSLDPAELSTWLDRVQAGNLYVNRGITGAIVRRQPFGGWKRSAVGPGTKAGGPNYLAGLTGWRSAPAATGDVPGDVRVLASSDMVARAVASDARAWSGHFRQADVSGLGVERNVLRYLPVPVTVRLSAGASVDELLRVVAAGVRAGAPVSVSVADPLPSSVTAAIPYDVRVEDDDTFAAGLRSVNRVRLIGGSFEALARATEGRPDLAVWSGPVTEAGRIELLPFLHEQAVSITAHRFGNPDKLAESAL, encoded by the coding sequence ATGTCTGACGTCGTCCAGTCCCGGCCCGCAGAGGCAGAGCGGGACGAGCTCGCTCACGAGGCGATCTCCCTGGTGCGCCGCTGGCTCCACGAGGCCTCGGCGATCAAGACCACCGGTTCGGCCGCGCAACTGGCCGGCGTGCTGCGCGATCCGAAGGGGCTGGCCTTCGCGGTCGGCTTCGTCGACGGCGTGGTGCGGCCCGAAGACGTACGGGTCAGCGCCCGCGCCCTCGCCGCCCTCGCGCCGGACGTGCCGCGGTTCCTGCCCGCTCCCCTGCGGGCAGCCGTCCGCGCCGGTGGTGTGCTCGCGCCGATCATGCCGGGGGTGGTCGTGCCGATCGCCCGCCGGGTCCTGCGCCGCATGGTCGGCCACCTGATCGTCGACGCCACCGACGCCAAGCTGGGCCGCGCCATCGCGAAGATCAAACGCCGGGACGTACGCCTGAACGTGAACCTGCTCGGCGAGGCCGTGCTGGGCCGGGGCGAGGCGACCCGCCGGCTGCGCGAGACCGAGCGCCTGCTCGCCCGCGGAGACGTCGACTACGTGTCGATCAAGGTGTCCTCGACCGTCGCGCCGCACAACCCGTGGGCCTTCGACGAGGCCGTGACCGAGATCGTGGAGCAGCTGACCCCGCTGTTCACGCTGGCCGCGACCGCCCGTACCCGCAAGTTCGTGAACCTCGACATGGAGGAGTACAAGGACCTCGACCTCACTATCGCGGTCTTCACCCGCCTGCTCGACAAGCCCGAGCTGCACGACCTCGAAGCCGGCATCGTGCTGCAGGCGTACCTGCCGGACGCGCTCGCCGCGATGATCCGCCTGCAGGAGTGGGCCACGGTGCGCCGCCGGACAGGGGGCGCGGGCATCAAGGTGCGCCTCGTCAAGGGCGCGAACCTGCCGATGGAGCAGGTCGAGGCGGCTGTGCACGGCTGGCCCCTGGCGACGTGGGGCTCGAAACAGGAGACGGACACCAACTACAAGCGGGTCCTCGACTACGCGCTCGACCCGGAGCGAATCGGCAACGTGCGCCTCGGCGTGGCCGGGCACAACCTGTTCGACGTCGCGTACGCGTGGCTGCTGGCCGGTCGTCGCGGGGTGCGCGAGGGCGTCGAGTTCGAGATGCTGCTCGGCATGGCCGAGGGCCAGGCCGAGGTGGTCCGGCGCGAGGTGGGCGGGTTGTTGCTCTACACCCCCGTCGTACGCCCGGAGCAGTTCGACGTGGCCATCGCGTACCTGATCCGCCGGCTCGAAGAGGGCGCGTCGAGCGACAACTTCATGTCCGCGGTGTTCGAGCTGGACAGCAACAGCGCCTTGTTCGCGCGTGAGCGTGACCGGTTCCTGGCGTCGCTGGCCGCACTGGATTCCTCCGTCCCGCCGCCTCATCGGGTCGCCGACCGCCACGCCGCCGTTGCCCCGTCACGGGCCGGGCACTTCGAGAACGTGCCGGACACCGACCCGTCCGTCGCGTCGAACCGTTCGATGATGCGCGAAGTGCTCGCCCGGGTGCCGTCGTCTCAGCTCGGCGTGGCCACCATCGAGGCCGCGCGGGTGGCGGACGAGCGGCGCCTCGACGACCGGCTGGGCTCGGCGGTCGCGGCCGCCGCCGCGTGGGGCGCGATGACCGGCGCTCAGCGCGGTGAGGTGCTGCACCGGGTCGGCGAGGCCCTGGAGGCCCGGCGCACCGACCTGATCGAGGTCATGGCGGCCGAGACGGGCAAGACCGCCGACCAGGCAGACCCCGAGGTGAGCGAGGCGATCGACTTCGCGCACTACTACGCGGAACTGGCCGCGCAACTGGACGACGTCGACGGCGCGGTGGCCGTACCCGAGAAGCTGACCCTGGTCACGCCGCCGTGGAACTTCCCCGTCGCCATTCCGGCCGGCTCGGTGCTGTCCGCCCTGGCCGCCGGTTCGGCCGTCGCCCTCAAGCCGGCCGGACCGGCCGAACGGTGCGGCGCTTTGCTGGCTGAGATCATCAAGCCCGTTCTGCCGGACGCCGACCTGCTCACCCTCGTACAGGTGGAAGAAAACACGCTGGGCCGCAAGCTGATCGCCCACGCGCTGGTCGACCGGGTGATCCTGACCGGGGCGTACGAGACCGCGCAGTTGTTCCGGTCGTTCCGCGCCGACCTGCCGCTGCTGGCCGAGACCAGCGGCAAGAACGCGATCATCGTGACCCCCAGCGCCGACCTGGACCTGGCCGTCAAGGACGTGGTGCACTCCGCGTTCGGGCACGCCGGCCAGAAGTGCTCGGCCGCCTCGCTGGTGATCCTGGTCGGGTCGGTCGCCCGCTCCGAGCGCTTCCGCCACCAGCTGCTGGACGCGGCGGCCTCGCTCACCGTCGGCTGGCCGGCAGACGCGCGCAGCCAGGTCGGCCCGGTGATCGAACCCGCCGCCGGGAAGTTGCTGGACGGCCTGACCAAGCTCGAACCGGGCCAGCAGTGGCTGCTCAAGCCAGCGTCGTTGGACGAGAGCAACCGTCTGTGGAGCCCCGGCATCCGTGACGGCGTGGCCCGCGGGTCCGCGTTCCACCGCACCGAGTACTTCGGACCGGTGCTCGGCATCATGACCGCGGAAACCCTCGACGAGGCGATCGACCTGGTCAACGACGTCGACTTCGGGCTGACCTCGGGCCTGCACTCGCTCGACCCGGCCGAGCTGAGCACGTGGCTGGACAGGGTGCAGGCCGGCAACCTGTACGTCAACCGGGGCATCACCGGCGCGATCGTGCGGCGGCAGCCGTTCGGCGGCTGGAAGCGCTCGGCCGTCGGACCAGGCACCAAGGCCGGCGGTCCCAACTACCTGGCCGGGTTGACGGGGTGGCGTTCCGCCCCCGCCGCCACGGGCGACGTGCCCGGCGACGTACGCGTTCTGGCGTCATCCGACATGGTCGCTCGCGCCGTCGCCAGCGACGCCCGGGCATGGTCTGGACATTTCCGGCAGGCTGACGTCTCGGGGCTGGGGGTCGAGCGCAACGTGCTGCGCTACCTGCCCGTTCCCGTCACCGTCCGCCTGTCTGCGGGTGCCTCCGTTGACGAGCTGCTGCGCGTCGTGGCCGCCGGGGTGCGGGCCGGCGCACCGGTTTCCGTCTCGGTGGCCGATCCCCTGCCGTCATCGGTGACCGCGGCCATCCCGTACGACGTGCGGGTGGAGGACGACGACACGTTCGCGGCCGGGCTGCGCTCGGTCAACCGCGTACGGCTGATCGGCGGCTCGTTCGAGGCCCTGGCGCGCGCCACCGAGGGCCGCCCGGACCTGGCCGTGTGGTCCGGCCCGGTAACCGAGGCGGGGCGGATCGAGCTGCTGCCGTTCCTGCACGAACAGGCCGTCAGCATCACCGCCCACCGCTTCGGCAACCCGGACAAGCTGGCCGAGTCAGCCCTGTAG
- a CDS encoding MSMEG_1061 family FMN-dependent PPOX-type flavoprotein has translation MTRVIGTEAELREFVAPPPQFIAEKGVDRIDPQSRRFIELSPFFLLATSAEDGTCDVSPRGDPAGSVLVLDDRTLAFADRKGNGRLDSLRNILQRPRVGMVFMVPGSGDTVRVNGLARIVTGAPYLDRMALKGVTPQLAIEVVVEELFLHCARAFTRSRLWDTSTWPAKAEVPSAGTIAKSISGADIEAQAIDDALAVAAQDAY, from the coding sequence ATGACGAGGGTGATCGGCACTGAGGCGGAACTGCGGGAGTTCGTGGCTCCGCCGCCGCAGTTCATCGCCGAGAAGGGCGTCGACCGCATCGACCCGCAGTCCCGCCGGTTCATCGAGCTGAGCCCGTTCTTCCTGCTCGCGACGTCGGCCGAGGACGGCACCTGCGACGTCTCCCCGCGCGGCGACCCGGCGGGCAGCGTGCTCGTGCTCGACGACCGTACGCTGGCGTTCGCCGATCGCAAGGGCAACGGGCGGCTCGACAGCCTGCGCAACATCCTGCAGCGGCCCCGCGTCGGCATGGTCTTCATGGTGCCGGGTTCGGGCGACACCGTACGGGTCAACGGGCTCGCCCGGATCGTGACGGGCGCGCCCTATCTGGACAGAATGGCTCTGAAGGGCGTGACGCCGCAGCTGGCGATCGAAGTCGTGGTCGAGGAGCTGTTTCTGCACTGTGCGCGGGCTTTCACACGTTCGCGCCTGTGGGACACCTCGACCTGGCCGGCGAAAGCCGAGGTGCCGAGCGCGGGCACGATCGCCAAAAGCATCTCGGGCGCCGACATCGAGGCCCAGGCCATCGACGACGCCCTCGCCGTAGCCGCCCAAGACGCCTACTAG
- a CDS encoding PLP-dependent aminotransferase family protein, translating into MTIVQFEHRDGILDLGWGHPLPALLPTGAWAVASETSLRTYGWKALTYGHEPGPAPLREWIAFHLGGGGAEQTFVTAGASHGLALLTQVLTRPGDTVLVDSPTYHYAFRILTDLGVRLLPVRAEDADEVGRRAREHRAAFLYVVPTFGNPTGRSLTLPQRHALAGLGLPIVEDDPYRELYYTSPPPSFSAANVISLGSFAKTVAPGLRLGWITAAPELITRLARLGYVHSGGGVNHTTALTMAEFCASGAYHEHVALLRDRYRAHRDALAGALGTDAPDGGWFLWLRLPAGVDAEALLAVAERHGTSFVPGPAFHVDRRDGSGHVRLSFSHLPPADLTEAAGRLTVAIRSVC; encoded by the coding sequence GTGACGATCGTTCAGTTCGAGCACCGCGACGGAATCCTCGACCTCGGCTGGGGGCATCCGCTGCCCGCGCTGCTCCCTACGGGCGCGTGGGCGGTGGCGTCAGAGACCTCCCTTCGGACGTACGGGTGGAAGGCACTCACGTACGGTCATGAGCCGGGCCCCGCCCCGCTGCGTGAATGGATCGCCTTCCACCTGGGCGGCGGGGGCGCGGAGCAGACGTTCGTGACAGCGGGCGCCTCGCACGGGCTCGCGCTGCTCACGCAGGTGCTGACCCGGCCGGGCGACACCGTCCTGGTGGATTCGCCCACCTACCACTACGCGTTCCGGATCCTGACCGATCTCGGCGTGCGGCTTCTCCCGGTACGGGCCGAGGACGCGGACGAGGTGGGCCGGCGCGCCCGGGAGCACAGGGCAGCCTTCCTGTACGTCGTGCCCACGTTCGGCAACCCGACCGGGCGGAGCCTGACGTTGCCGCAACGGCACGCGCTGGCCGGGCTGGGTCTGCCGATCGTCGAGGACGACCCCTACCGGGAGCTGTACTACACCAGTCCCCCGCCGTCGTTCTCGGCCGCGAACGTGATCAGCCTGGGGTCCTTCGCGAAGACCGTGGCGCCCGGCCTGCGGCTCGGCTGGATCACCGCGGCGCCGGAACTGATCACCCGGCTGGCCCGGCTCGGATACGTGCACAGCGGCGGCGGGGTCAACCACACGACGGCGCTGACCATGGCGGAGTTCTGCGCCTCAGGGGCGTACCACGAGCATGTCGCTCTGCTGCGGGACCGCTATCGGGCACACCGCGACGCCCTGGCCGGCGCACTCGGCACGGACGCACCGGACGGCGGCTGGTTCCTGTGGCTCCGGCTGCCCGCCGGGGTGGACGCCGAAGCGCTGCTAGCCGTCGCCGAGCGGCACGGAACCTCGTTCGTGCCGGGGCCGGCGTTCCATGTGGACCGTCGGGACGGCTCCGGCCACGTGCGGCTCAGCTTCTCGCATCTGCCCCCGGCCGACCTGACCGAGGCGGCCGGCCGCCTGACCGTCGCCATTCGGTCCGTCTGCTAG